Proteins encoded by one window of Bradyrhizobium sp. B097:
- a CDS encoding lipocalin-like domain-containing protein gives MRRSIRHTVAARAIITRRAFAGGALALALGGKSRAQGFAGLGENAEGFAAVTLGKPFAFPIDHGPHPEFRIEWWYVTANLAGANGAAYGAQWTLFRQAMKPGGPSEGWANQQVWMGHAAVITATTHRFSETFARGGIGQAGVEATPFRAWVDAWEMHGLDPFDAQRVAPLELKASAADFSTALRLDANRPLVLQGDHGYSRKSDRGQASYYYSQPFYQASGRIVIDDSAVDVTGMAWMDREWSSQPLAADQTGWDWFSLHLPGDEKLMLYRLRQKDGRENLFGNWFTPDGRSAAIAGPGNNITPIAITEIDGRKLPTSWRVALPARGLAIETTPVNPKAWMGTSFPYWEGPIRFAGSHAGIGYLEMTGY, from the coding sequence GCTTGCGCTCGGCGGCAAGAGCCGTGCGCAGGGCTTTGCCGGGCTCGGCGAGAATGCCGAAGGTTTTGCCGCCGTCACGCTGGGCAAGCCATTCGCATTCCCAATCGATCACGGCCCGCATCCGGAGTTCCGGATCGAATGGTGGTACGTGACGGCGAATCTCGCCGGCGCGAATGGTGCAGCCTATGGCGCGCAATGGACGCTGTTCCGCCAGGCGATGAAGCCGGGCGGCCCCAGCGAGGGCTGGGCCAACCAACAGGTCTGGATGGGCCACGCCGCCGTGATCACCGCCACCACGCATCGTTTCAGCGAGACGTTTGCGCGCGGCGGCATCGGTCAGGCCGGTGTCGAAGCCACGCCGTTCCGTGCCTGGGTCGACGCCTGGGAGATGCACGGGCTCGACCCATTCGATGCGCAGCGCGTCGCGCCGCTCGAGCTGAAGGCTTCGGCTGCCGACTTCAGCACCGCGCTCCGCCTCGACGCCAATCGCCCGCTGGTGCTGCAGGGCGACCACGGCTACAGCCGCAAGTCGGATCGCGGACAGGCCTCCTATTACTACAGCCAGCCGTTCTACCAGGCGTCCGGCCGCATCGTGATCGACGATAGCGCGGTCGACGTCACGGGCATGGCCTGGATGGATCGCGAATGGAGCAGCCAGCCATTGGCGGCGGACCAGACCGGCTGGGACTGGTTCTCGCTGCATCTGCCCGGCGACGAGAAACTGATGCTGTACCGGCTGCGCCAGAAGGACGGCCGCGAGAACCTGTTCGGCAACTGGTTCACGCCGGACGGCCGCTCGGCCGCGATCGCCGGCCCCGGCAACAACATCACGCCGATTGCGATCACCGAGATCGACGGCCGCAAGCTGCCGACGTCATGGCGCGTCGCCCTTCCGGCGCGCGGCCTTGCCATCGAGACCACGCCGGTCAATCCGAAGGCCTGGATGGGGACCAGCTTCCCCTATTGGGAAGGCCCGATCCGCTTTGCAGGCAGCCATGCGGGAATCGGCTATCTTGAGATGACCGGGTACTGA
- a CDS encoding MAPEG family protein: MYHYTAIVTCLAVAFYFYTSIEVSRARVAYGVKLPAISGHPDFERVFRIQMNTLEWMPIFLPSLWLFAIYVGDAAAAALGALWVIGRIVYFIGYREAVTKRSRGFAIQATACIILWIGALGGAVWRLVH, encoded by the coding sequence ATGTACCACTACACGGCCATCGTCACCTGCCTTGCCGTCGCGTTCTATTTCTACACTTCGATCGAGGTTTCGCGCGCCCGCGTCGCCTATGGCGTCAAGCTGCCGGCGATCTCGGGCCATCCGGATTTCGAGCGCGTGTTCCGCATCCAAATGAACACGCTGGAATGGATGCCGATCTTCCTGCCGTCGCTGTGGCTGTTCGCGATCTATGTCGGCGATGCCGCGGCGGCCGCGCTCGGCGCGCTCTGGGTGATCGGCCGCATCGTCTACTTCATCGGCTATCGCGAGGCGGTGACAAAGCGCAGCCGGGGTTTTGCCATTCAGGCCACCGCGTGCATCATCCTGTGGATCGGCGCGCTCGGCGGCGCGGTGTGGCGGCTGGTGCATTGA